A window of Deltaproteobacteria bacterium contains these coding sequences:
- a CDS encoding MFS transporter: protein MATPKSRQRNVLISGGLFHVYHDSIADGLAVLLPFWKIAFDLSLAQVGLVTTCFEGATALFQVPAGFLGERYGERILLTLGTVATAACFIMIGFAGNIYALGALLVAGGLGAGVQHPLAAAMISKAYARGNQRIVLGTYNFTGDMGKFLFPALAAFVLMVTDWRSLCVGYGALGLLMTACLYRLLCSSHAGGIETEPGGKRCRNRGWGIINKRAFVFLSGIGFIDTAVRAALITFLPFLLIEKSMPMEKAGLALALLYIGGALGKFLCGVLAERIGVIPSIVATEALSGLGILYLYAMPLPAVLPFLPLLGLALHGTSSVLYGSVADFVSPSHVPRAFGLFYTVIISAAAVCPPALGMFGDTFGLGAATIVLGLVALTTLPLTVLLHKAAATSQGVP, encoded by the coding sequence ATGGCGACACCCAAATCCCGACAGAGAAACGTGCTGATCAGCGGCGGCCTTTTCCACGTCTATCACGACAGCATCGCCGACGGACTGGCGGTCCTGCTTCCTTTCTGGAAAATCGCCTTCGATCTTTCGCTCGCCCAGGTGGGGTTGGTCACCACCTGCTTCGAAGGCGCCACGGCGCTCTTTCAAGTGCCTGCGGGTTTTCTGGGGGAACGCTATGGGGAACGCATCCTGCTCACCCTGGGGACGGTGGCCACGGCCGCCTGTTTCATCATGATCGGCTTTGCCGGCAATATTTACGCCCTGGGCGCCCTTCTCGTAGCAGGTGGGTTAGGGGCCGGCGTCCAGCACCCCCTGGCAGCCGCCATGATCTCCAAAGCCTATGCCCGCGGCAATCAACGCATCGTTTTGGGCACCTACAACTTCACCGGCGACATGGGCAAGTTTCTGTTTCCGGCCTTGGCCGCGTTTGTGCTCATGGTTACCGACTGGCGTTCTCTGTGCGTCGGCTACGGCGCCCTCGGCCTCCTTATGACGGCATGCCTTTACCGGCTGCTGTGCAGCAGCCATGCCGGCGGAATAGAGACCGAACCCGGCGGCAAGCGGTGCAGGAACCGTGGTTGGGGTATCATCAACAAAAGGGCCTTCGTTTTTTTATCCGGAATCGGATTCATAGACACGGCCGTACGTGCGGCCCTGATCACTTTTCTACCCTTTTTGCTGATAGAGAAAAGCATGCCCATGGAAAAAGCCGGTCTGGCCCTAGCCCTGCTTTACATCGGCGGTGCCCTGGGAAAGTTTCTCTGCGGCGTCTTGGCCGAAAGGATCGGCGTCATCCCCTCCATCGTCGCCACCGAGGCGCTGAGCGGATTGGGAATCCTTTATCTTTACGCCATGCCCCTGCCTGCGGTGCTGCCATTCCTGCCGCTTCTGGGGCTTGCCCTGCACGGAACCTCGTCGGTGCTTTACGGTTCGGTTGCCGATTTTGTTTCTCCAAGCCACGTTCCACGCGCTTTCGGCCTTTTTTACACGGTCATCATCTCGGCTGCCGCCGTGTGCCCTCCGGCTCTCGGAATGTTCGGCGACACTTTCGGGCTTGGAGCCGCAACCATCGTGCTGGGCCTGGTGGCCCTTACGACGCTGCCCCTGACGGTCCTGCTGCACAAGGCGGCGGCAACGTCGCAAGGGGTGCCCTGA
- a CDS encoding sulfide/dihydroorotate dehydrogenase-like FAD/NAD-binding protein: protein MFKIVRREEMAEGTVILNEIEAPLIAKKAKPGQFVILKANETGERIPLTMAETDVEKGTITIIYMVVGKSTALFRDLKVGDGYQDVIGPLGKATHLEKVGKVICVGGGTGVAVLHPITRALKEIGNDVTCIIGARTKDLLILEDQMRAASTDLRVCTDDGTYGHHGFVTEVMKEVLDKGGVKQVVAIGPVPMMRAVSNITKEYDVKLLVSLNPIMIDGTGMCGGCRVTVGGKTKFACVDGPEFDGHQVNFDELMMRLGAYLGDEKESHEHYCRIRGE, encoded by the coding sequence ATGTTTAAAATTGTCAGACGCGAAGAGATGGCCGAGGGGACGGTCATATTGAACGAGATCGAAGCGCCGCTGATTGCCAAAAAAGCCAAACCGGGCCAATTCGTCATTCTAAAGGCCAATGAAACCGGTGAGCGTATTCCGCTGACCATGGCTGAGACGGATGTCGAAAAGGGCACCATCACCATTATCTATATGGTAGTCGGCAAATCGACAGCGCTTTTCAGGGACCTTAAGGTGGGAGATGGCTATCAGGACGTGATCGGGCCTTTGGGGAAAGCCACCCATCTGGAAAAGGTGGGCAAGGTGATCTGTGTAGGCGGCGGAACCGGTGTGGCCGTACTGCATCCCATCACCAGGGCACTTAAAGAGATCGGTAACGACGTTACCTGTATCATTGGTGCGCGGACCAAGGACCTTCTGATCCTGGAAGATCAGATGCGGGCCGCCTCCACCGATTTACGGGTATGTACTGACGACGGGACCTACGGGCATCATGGCTTTGTGACCGAGGTTATGAAGGAGGTGCTGGACAAGGGTGGCGTAAAACAGGTCGTGGCCATCGGTCCGGTTCCCATGATGAGGGCTGTCAGCAACATCACCAAAGAGTATGACGTGAAACTGCTCGTCAGCTTGAATCCAATCATGATTGACGGGACGGGCATGTGCGGCGGCTGCCGGGTAACCGTCGGCGGGAAAACCAAGTTCGCCTGTGTGGATGGCCCGGAATTCGACGGACACCAGGTCAACTTTGATGAATTGATGATGCGGCTGGGAGCGTATCTCGGAGATGAGAAAGAGAGCCACGAACACTACTGCAGAATCAGGGGTGAATGA
- a CDS encoding carbon-nitrogen hydrolase: MPETETVKIALVQMPCSKEREENCRKAFEQVQKAADKGAEIVCLQELFSGQYFCQKEEFSPFDDAEAIPGPLTDRLSSLAAETGVVLIASVFEQRRRGLYHNTTVVFETDGRLLGKYRKMHIPDDPGYYEKFYFTPGDLGYVVFETSVASVGVLVCWDQWFPEAARILALKGAQIIFCPTAIGWALGDPSETSRRAEENRREQLAAWIDIQRSHAIANGVFIAAVNRVGTEGGIEFWGNSFVCNPIGRITAAADASPATLLDDCDLGQIDYYRQRWPLLRDRRIETYAEIMQRCID, from the coding sequence ATGCCGGAAACGGAGACCGTCAAAATAGCCCTGGTGCAGATGCCCTGCTCGAAAGAGCGCGAGGAAAATTGCCGGAAAGCTTTCGAACAGGTGCAAAAGGCCGCGGATAAGGGGGCCGAAATCGTCTGCCTTCAAGAGCTGTTTTCAGGACAGTACTTTTGTCAAAAGGAGGAATTTTCACCTTTTGACGATGCGGAAGCAATCCCCGGACCGTTGACCGACAGGCTTTCATCCCTGGCGGCCGAGACAGGCGTGGTACTCATCGCTTCCGTGTTCGAGCAGCGGCGGCGGGGATTGTATCACAACACCACCGTCGTGTTCGAAACCGACGGGCGGCTTCTGGGAAAGTACAGAAAAATGCACATCCCCGACGATCCGGGATACTACGAAAAATTTTATTTCACACCGGGTGATCTGGGCTACGTGGTGTTCGAAACCAGCGTGGCCTCCGTCGGCGTGCTGGTTTGCTGGGACCAGTGGTTTCCAGAGGCCGCACGCATACTGGCCCTGAAAGGCGCACAGATCATTTTTTGCCCCACGGCCATCGGGTGGGCGCTTGGCGATCCATCCGAAACCAGCCGTCGGGCCGAGGAGAACCGCCGGGAACAATTGGCCGCCTGGATCGATATCCAACGCAGCCACGCCATCGCCAACGGCGTGTTCATTGCTGCTGTCAACCGTGTCGGCACCGAGGGCGGCATCGAATTCTGGGGCAACAGTTTCGTTTGCAATCCCATAGGCAGGATTACGGCTGCAGCCGATGCCTCGCCCGCAACGCTTTTAGACGACTGCGATTTGGGGCAGATAGACTACTATCGGCAGCGGTGGCCGCTGCTGCGGGACCGCCGCATCGAAACCTATGCGGAGATCATGCAGCGCTGTATCGACTGA
- a CDS encoding TatD family hydrolase — translation MNQLKLFDSHCHLDDRSFAGDLESTILNARKTGVTSMMTVGVDLKSSLRALELAQSYSGVYASVGVHPHDAQSCSDDMIRRLRHLAQAVEVRAWGEIGLDFNRMYSPQADQEKWFVRQLIEADQLGIPLIFHERDSRGRFLELLSNHPNPERKGVVHCFSGDADDLSAYLDLGFCIGITGIVTIKARGARLRELVPGIPLNRLLIETDAPYLTPAPQKNKNRRNEPAFVKSVLLKLADVRQEPIETLAAATTANARRLFGITN, via the coding sequence ATGAATCAATTGAAACTGTTTGACAGCCATTGCCACCTGGACGACCGCTCGTTTGCAGGAGATCTGGAAAGCACCATTCTGAACGCTCGGAAAACCGGTGTGACATCGATGATGACCGTGGGCGTCGATCTGAAAAGCTCTCTTAGGGCTCTGGAGCTGGCGCAGTCCTACAGCGGTGTATACGCCTCGGTGGGGGTCCACCCCCACGATGCCCAAAGCTGCAGCGATGACATGATCCGTCGCTTGCGCCATCTGGCGCAAGCGGTCGAAGTGCGCGCCTGGGGCGAAATCGGGCTTGACTTCAACCGCATGTATTCTCCGCAAGCAGACCAGGAAAAGTGGTTTGTGCGCCAGCTCATCGAAGCCGATCAATTGGGCATCCCGCTGATTTTTCATGAACGCGACAGCCGTGGAAGATTTCTGGAACTGCTCTCAAACCATCCCAACCCGGAACGGAAAGGGGTTGTGCACTGTTTCAGCGGGGACGCCGATGATCTGTCAGCTTACCTCGATTTGGGGTTCTGCATCGGAATTACCGGCATTGTGACCATCAAAGCCCGGGGAGCTCGTCTGCGCGAACTCGTTCCCGGGATTCCCCTGAACCGTCTGCTGATTGAAACCGATGCCCCTTATCTTACCCCTGCGCCCCAAAAAAACAAAAACCGGCGCAATGAACCGGCTTTTGTTAAATCCGTGCTCCTCAAGCTGGCGGACGTCAGGCAGGAACCTATTGAAACGCTGGCCGCCGCGACAACGGCTAACGCACGCCGTCTTTTCGGCATTACCAATTGA
- a CDS encoding epoxyqueuosine reductase, protein MLSKDDVRRHAASLGFEDIGFTGAEPFDDQRRILQERMEGYAWALEMGLDLVAGTDPRNILPEAKTIIVLMEAYFREGFPAAMERHFGRCYLDDDRVLKDRLARRIKSFRSFLRDNGIDSKVPFNLPHRLAAARAGMGTFGKNCLFYANKVAGRGSWVLPIAVVVDQAFAPDEPTIGLGCPDWCRNACITACPTGALKGSRRLDPRKCISYLTYYGKGITPLELREPMGLWVYGCDRCQNVCPRNAAWLARKLPQNAKVAAMQGDFSLSRLLHMDTAYFNKLIWPHMFYMNAKEIWRWQMNAARAMGNSLDAGYLVDLERAVRENADARVRGMAAWAMGRIGGAGARKALEGFLPEDDPQVEKEIMLALDMV, encoded by the coding sequence ATGCTGAGCAAAGATGATGTCAGACGACACGCCGCGTCTCTCGGTTTCGAGGATATCGGTTTTACCGGTGCGGAACCGTTTGACGATCAGAGGCGTATCCTTCAGGAAAGAATGGAGGGATATGCCTGGGCCTTGGAGATGGGTTTGGATCTTGTGGCCGGTACGGATCCCAGGAACATTCTGCCTGAGGCAAAAACGATAATTGTGCTGATGGAGGCCTATTTCCGGGAAGGGTTCCCGGCGGCCATGGAACGCCATTTCGGCAGATGCTACCTGGATGACGATCGTGTGCTCAAGGACCGTCTGGCGAGACGGATTAAATCCTTTCGTTCATTTTTGCGGGACAACGGCATCGACTCCAAGGTGCCCTTCAACCTCCCGCACCGGCTGGCGGCCGCAAGGGCCGGCATGGGGACCTTCGGAAAAAACTGCCTCTTTTATGCCAACAAGGTTGCCGGGCGCGGGTCCTGGGTGCTGCCGATTGCGGTGGTGGTTGACCAGGCCTTCGCGCCGGACGAGCCGACCATCGGTTTGGGGTGCCCCGACTGGTGCAGGAATGCCTGCATTACGGCCTGCCCCACCGGCGCCCTGAAAGGGTCGCGGCGCCTGGACCCACGCAAGTGCATCTCCTACCTGACCTACTACGGAAAAGGCATAACACCGCTTGAGCTGCGGGAACCGATGGGGCTTTGGGTGTACGGTTGCGACCGTTGCCAGAATGTCTGCCCCCGCAACGCAGCCTGGCTGGCCAGGAAACTGCCGCAAAACGCCAAGGTAGCCGCCATGCAGGGGGACTTTTCGCTTTCAAGGTTGCTGCATATGGATACCGCTTATTTTAATAAACTGATTTGGCCCCACATGTTCTACATGAACGCGAAGGAAATCTGGCGATGGCAGATGAATGCGGCCAGGGCGATGGGTAATTCGTTGGATGCCGGCTACCTGGTGGACCTGGAGCGGGCCGTCAGGGAAAATGCGGATGCCCGCGTTCGGGGCATGGCCGCCTGGGCCATGGGGCGCATCGGGGGAGCCGGGGCGAGAAAAGCGCTTGAAGGCTTTCTGCCGGAGGACGACCCGCAGGTGGAAAAAGAGATCATGCTGGCGCTCGACATGGTATGA
- a CDS encoding alpha/beta hydrolase — translation MVRENGYVKSGSGRLEVRWYGPDPGEATTLVFLHEGLGCAAMWRDFPSDLAAATGCGALVYSRLGYGRSDACDLPRPLRFMHHEGQTVLPELLEKTGVRDCILIGHSDGGSIAIIHAGNGPEVRLRGLVTMAAHVFCESLTIQSIQAARKNYLEGDLREKLKKYHGRNVDCAFWGWNDAWLHPDFKKWNIEAFLPGINAPLLAIQGKEDPYGTPAQVEAIVGQAGGPADPLMLDACGHAPHRDRPNATLRAMSNFIRKIKA, via the coding sequence ATGGTCCGTGAAAACGGTTACGTGAAGTCGGGGAGCGGGCGTTTGGAGGTCAGATGGTACGGTCCGGATCCCGGCGAAGCCACCACGCTGGTGTTCCTGCACGAAGGACTGGGTTGCGCCGCCATGTGGCGCGATTTTCCTTCCGACCTGGCGGCAGCCACCGGTTGCGGCGCGCTGGTTTACAGCCGCCTGGGCTACGGCCGGTCCGATGCCTGTGACCTGCCAAGGCCCTTGCGTTTCATGCACCACGAAGGGCAGACCGTGCTGCCCGAACTGCTGGAAAAGACCGGGGTGAGGGATTGCATATTGATTGGGCACTCGGACGGCGGATCCATCGCCATCATTCACGCCGGCAACGGCCCTGAGGTGCGCCTGCGGGGGCTCGTCACCATGGCGGCCCACGTGTTCTGTGAATCCCTGACCATCCAGTCCATTCAGGCCGCCAGGAAAAATTACCTGGAGGGGGACCTGCGCGAGAAGCTGAAAAAATACCACGGCCGCAACGTTGACTGCGCCTTCTGGGGGTGGAACGATGCCTGGCTGCACCCCGATTTCAAAAAGTGGAATATCGAGGCGTTTCTTCCGGGTATCAACGCACCCCTGTTGGCCATTCAAGGAAAGGAGGATCCTTACGGGACGCCGGCACAGGTGGAAGCGATTGTGGGTCAGGCCGGCGGACCGGCAGACCCGCTGATGCTGGACGCCTGCGGCCACGCCCCCCACCGCGACCGCCCCAATGCCACCCTCCGGGCAATGAGCAATTTCATTCGAAAGATAAAAGCGTAA
- a CDS encoding ferritin family protein codes for MSESKPLEILKSALLLEIRGKAFYEKAADGAEKQVVKDFFTRMAADEGSHVEMLSEQYKAYKKTGRFQPRALDGSQEQVAAAVLTDELKAGIAAASFESAAVSAAMGMEERAIKLYSQRAEQTAEPEEKALYTWLAEWETGHLEYLAKIDREITEAIWHDNAFWPF; via the coding sequence ATGTCCGAATCAAAACCCCTGGAAATTCTCAAAAGCGCCCTGCTGCTGGAAATCCGCGGCAAGGCCTTCTACGAAAAAGCGGCCGACGGCGCCGAAAAGCAGGTCGTGAAGGATTTTTTCACCAGGATGGCCGCGGATGAAGGAAGCCACGTGGAAATGCTTTCCGAGCAGTACAAGGCCTATAAAAAAACCGGCAGATTTCAACCACGCGCCCTGGACGGCAGCCAGGAACAGGTCGCCGCCGCCGTGCTGACCGATGAACTGAAGGCAGGCATCGCCGCCGCAAGCTTCGAATCCGCTGCCGTATCCGCCGCCATGGGTATGGAGGAGCGAGCCATAAAGCTGTATTCACAAAGGGCCGAACAGACCGCAGAGCCTGAAGAGAAAGCCCTTTATACATGGCTGGCCGAATGGGAGACCGGGCACCTCGAATACCTGGCCAAAATCGACAGGGAAATCACCGAGGCTATCTGGCACGACAACGCCTTCTGGCCTTTTTAA
- a CDS encoding histone deacetylase family protein, with amino-acid sequence MITVFSEKHHLQFGQYELIDGKLVTPFECPQRMDAIMQRIADVNLGDVIEPQAFGLEPVTGIHTEAFVEFMRTAHDKWRERHGDSDALPICWPTRTLRQKCPKEIDGLLSYYSFDAGTPITAGTWGAITASVDVALTGADLIRRGESSVFSACRPPGHHASAEVYGGYCFFNNAAVAVQALIDGGAERVALLDIDYHHGNGSQAIFYDRDDVLYVSLHGDPRQEFPFFLGYGDETGRGAGRGFTCNYPMPWGTEWKDYGEALDRGLARIRAFSPDILVVSLGVDTFEKDPISKFKLKSDRFQTVGEKIARETDRPCLFIMEGGYAVEEIGINVVNVLTGYLNA; translated from the coding sequence ATGATTACCGTATTTTCTGAAAAACATCACTTGCAGTTCGGCCAGTACGAACTGATCGACGGCAAGCTAGTGACTCCTTTCGAGTGCCCGCAGCGGATGGACGCCATCATGCAGCGAATCGCCGATGTAAATCTCGGCGACGTCATCGAACCGCAGGCGTTCGGCCTCGAGCCCGTTACCGGGATACACACGGAAGCGTTTGTGGAATTCATGCGCACCGCCCATGACAAGTGGCGGGAGCGCCACGGCGATTCCGATGCCCTGCCGATCTGCTGGCCCACGCGAACGCTGCGGCAAAAATGTCCCAAGGAGATCGACGGACTACTCAGCTACTACTCCTTCGATGCCGGGACGCCCATCACCGCCGGCACCTGGGGGGCGATCACCGCTTCGGTCGACGTTGCCTTGACAGGGGCAGATCTGATTCGCAGGGGGGAGTCCAGCGTGTTTTCCGCCTGCCGGCCGCCGGGGCACCACGCGTCGGCCGAGGTCTACGGCGGGTACTGCTTTTTCAACAACGCCGCCGTGGCCGTCCAGGCGCTTATCGACGGCGGGGCGGAGCGGGTGGCCCTTCTGGACATCGACTATCACCATGGCAACGGGAGCCAGGCAATTTTTTATGATCGGGACGATGTTCTCTATGTGTCCCTGCATGGCGACCCCCGTCAGGAGTTTCCCTTTTTCCTGGGATATGGCGACGAAACCGGCCGGGGTGCGGGCAGAGGCTTTACCTGCAACTACCCCATGCCCTGGGGGACGGAGTGGAAGGATTACGGCGAGGCCCTTGACAGGGGCCTCGCCCGGATCCGGGCGTTTTCTCCGGACATCCTTGTCGTTTCCCTGGGCGTGGACACGTTCGAAAAAGACCCCATTTCAAAATTCAAATTGAAAAGCGACCGGTTTCAAACCGTCGGGGAAAAGATCGCCAGAGAAACCGACCGCCCTTGTTTGTTCATTATGGAGGGCGGGTATGCCGTGGAGGAGATCGGCATCAATGTGGTCAATGTACTGACAGGCTACTTGAATGCCTGA
- a CDS encoding lactate racemase domain-containing protein produces the protein MNEQIIFGDKTIPVNLPEDVISAPPGLSTTLEPVDDIEGEIRNALKNPLGRSPLHELVKPGAKVTIAFDDPTVPCFAPVWEPAIKQVIAELEKGGVKPADITLVSAGGIHRKFTRMELAKIIGEDLVKRYGYRLTCHDAEDGRNLTHLGVTPNGYDVEVNKCIEDSDLTVYVNTVVWRGFNGGWKSICVGLASYRCIRWHHTPDSMSMSMNKNKMHTILDEMGALIEEKLGKNRIYKVETVLSNPLQVHKVWSGGVNECRQAALKLMRSQLKPRREIIGEKADIVLYGIPNWSPYAAFSIMNPMLTMLSTGLGYFGGVIEAMGKPGCTVIMASPVPDVWNHDHHPTHREIWNRILPHYRDPYQIVDRFEDDFANRPEYIYKYRFCHGFHPMHGIMVTHPLKRLRHAGHVIVAGAQKPELVSHLGFEPAVSVESAIAMARERQGKDASIAFVKYPMLACRE, from the coding sequence ATGAACGAGCAGATTATCTTTGGCGACAAAACGATCCCGGTCAATCTTCCGGAGGATGTGATCAGCGCCCCGCCGGGCCTCTCAACAACCCTCGAACCGGTCGACGATATCGAAGGAGAGATCCGAAACGCCCTTAAAAACCCCCTGGGTCGTTCCCCTTTGCACGAACTGGTCAAACCCGGGGCCAAGGTGACCATCGCCTTCGACGACCCCACGGTGCCCTGCTTCGCCCCTGTTTGGGAGCCCGCCATCAAACAAGTCATCGCGGAACTCGAAAAAGGCGGTGTCAAGCCGGCGGACATTACGCTGGTCAGTGCCGGCGGGATTCACCGGAAATTCACCCGCATGGAGTTGGCCAAAATCATCGGCGAAGACCTTGTGAAGCGGTATGGCTACCGCCTGACCTGTCACGACGCCGAAGACGGCAGGAACCTGACGCACCTCGGTGTGACCCCCAATGGCTATGATGTCGAAGTCAACAAGTGTATCGAAGATTCGGACCTGACCGTTTATGTCAACACGGTGGTGTGGCGCGGTTTCAACGGGGGCTGGAAATCGATTTGCGTGGGGCTGGCCTCATACCGCTGTATCCGCTGGCATCATACTCCGGACAGCATGTCCATGTCCATGAACAAGAACAAAATGCACACCATTCTCGACGAAATGGGGGCGCTCATAGAAGAAAAACTCGGTAAAAACAGGATTTACAAAGTGGAAACGGTCCTGTCCAACCCCTTGCAGGTTCACAAGGTGTGGTCAGGGGGTGTCAATGAATGCCGGCAGGCGGCTCTGAAATTGATGCGGTCGCAGCTCAAGCCCAGAAGGGAAATCATCGGGGAAAAGGCGGACATCGTCCTGTACGGTATTCCCAACTGGAGTCCTTATGCCGCCTTTTCGATAATGAACCCCATGCTCACCATGCTTTCCACCGGGCTCGGTTATTTCGGCGGCGTCATCGAAGCCATGGGAAAACCGGGATGCACGGTCATTATGGCAAGCCCGGTACCCGATGTCTGGAACCATGATCATCACCCGACCCACCGGGAGATATGGAATCGGATTCTGCCCCATTACAGGGATCCTTACCAGATTGTCGACCGTTTTGAAGACGACTTTGCCAACCGCCCGGAATACATTTACAAGTACCGTTTCTGCCACGGCTTTCACCCCATGCACGGCATCATGGTCACCCACCCATTGAAGCGCCTGCGCCATGCTGGCCACGTGATCGTCGCCGGGGCCCAGAAACCTGAACTGGTCAGCCATCTCGGATTCGAACCGGCCGTCTCGGTTGAATCCGCCATCGCCATGGCCAGAGAACGGCAGGGCAAAGACGCTTCCATCGCATTTGTGAAGTACCCGATGCTGGCCTGCAGGGAATAA
- a CDS encoding M20/M25/M40 family metallo-hydrolase, translated as MQHEAVQLLSEYLQIDTTNPPGNEHKGAAFFSEIFEKEGVVCRRYKSDQGRTSLSARIQGSGEEDPLILLNHIDVVPAEKEQWHFDPFGGEVKDGFVHGRGALDMKGQGIMELLAFLSVKRSGRQPNRDLVFLAVADEECSGVNGADFLLQNHPDDFTGGLVLNEGGFGVNNLLPDRPLFLISTAEKACNWMEVSAQGPPGHGSVPHADNALERLIRGLNRLQEMESPIIITDTVAEYFRRLANVWDFLEPYKADGKQDTLIKCLLESGFSEVPQVSAILRNTVSTNVITAGSSVNVIPSHASAKLDVRLLPGQDPDEFRARVVERLGDDQLQTTFINKDRALASPFNTPAFEAIESVFSRHFPSAVVAPSVLFGSSDSRFFRERGITSYGVFPVLVAMEDIQMVHGIDEKISVENLVMGTEFFTEIVETLCW; from the coding sequence ATGCAACACGAAGCCGTTCAGCTGCTGTCCGAATACCTGCAAATCGATACCACCAATCCGCCGGGGAATGAGCATAAAGGGGCGGCGTTTTTCAGCGAGATCTTCGAGAAGGAGGGGGTCGTCTGTCGACGGTACAAATCCGACCAGGGGCGAACCTCCCTCAGCGCGCGCATTCAGGGAAGCGGAGAAGAAGATCCCCTGATCCTGCTCAACCACATCGACGTGGTTCCGGCCGAAAAAGAGCAGTGGCATTTCGATCCTTTCGGCGGCGAAGTCAAAGACGGATTTGTCCACGGGCGGGGGGCGCTGGACATGAAGGGTCAGGGGATTATGGAATTGCTGGCTTTTTTAAGCGTTAAACGCAGCGGGAGGCAGCCGAACAGGGATCTTGTCTTTTTAGCGGTGGCGGACGAGGAATGCTCGGGCGTCAACGGGGCCGATTTTCTGCTGCAAAACCACCCCGACGATTTTACCGGCGGATTGGTTTTGAACGAAGGCGGCTTCGGGGTGAACAACCTGCTGCCGGATCGTCCCCTGTTTCTGATATCCACGGCCGAAAAAGCCTGCAACTGGATGGAAGTGAGTGCCCAGGGACCCCCCGGCCACGGCAGTGTTCCCCACGCGGACAACGCCCTGGAAAGGCTGATCAGGGGCTTGAACCGCCTGCAGGAAATGGAGAGTCCCATCATCATCACGGATACCGTCGCCGAATATTTCAGGCGGTTGGCGAACGTCTGGGACTTCTTGGAACCTTACAAGGCGGACGGCAAGCAGGACACGCTGATCAAGTGCCTTCTTGAAAGCGGTTTTTCAGAGGTGCCGCAGGTTTCGGCAATTCTCAGAAACACTGTCAGCACCAACGTGATAACGGCAGGTTCGAGCGTGAACGTCATACCCAGCCACGCGTCGGCCAAGTTGGACGTACGGCTGCTTCCCGGTCAGGACCCGGATGAATTCAGGGCCAGAGTCGTGGAGCGGTTGGGCGACGATCAACTTCAAACAACGTTTATCAACAAGGACCGCGCGTTGGCTTCCCCCTTCAACACACCGGCGTTCGAAGCTATAGAATCTGTATTCAGTCGTCATTTTCCGAGTGCCGTCGTGGCTCCTTCGGTTTTGTTCGGTTCTTCTGACTCGCGCTTTTTCCGGGAAAGGGGCATCACCAGCTACGGTGTCTTTCCGGTGCTCGTTGCCATGGAAGACATCCAGATGGTGCACGGCATCGACGAGAAAATATCGGTGGAAAACCTGGTTATGGGAACGGAATTTTTTACCGAGATTGTCGAGACGCTCTGCTGGTGA